TGCGTAAATACATCCGCATCATCACCCAGGCTGCTATAATAAGCAACTTGTTGTTCCAGGTCTTTTTGAACAGAAGCTTTTACTTTATCAGCCAAAGTGAAATCACCTGCTTTATAACAGGCTTCCAAAAACTGTATGGAAAAATAATCCTGCTGCTGAAAACGTGATACCATTCCATAAGGGAAGTTTTCCTGCAACATGTTTTTATCACATCTTTCCAATAGGTTTTTAGCATCGTCTTTTCTACCGGCATCGGCAAGATCCGAAGCTATATTAGCATAAGTAAAACGAATAGAGTTTAGGTGACGACGGTTTTCTTCATCATAATAAACACCTGGCTTATCGCAATTACCAAAAGCAAATTTTTTCATTAATTTATCATAAGCCCAATTGCGGTTAACACCCGGATTTGCCACAGGCACCAAACGATAGGTCAGTCCATCCTGTCTTAAAAATTGATCAAAACCAAGTCCAACACTTTGTTGCGTAAAGCAGATGGGGCGTTTCCATTTATTGCCTGCGATCATATTCAATATCGCCGCATCATTTTTATAAAGAGCACCTTTGGAAGTTTCGAATCGTAGTTCCGTTAATACACTGTCATCGGCATTTACTGTTCCATTGCTGCGTACGAAATTAACATCAACAGGGATAGAGAATTTTTTAGTAGGATAAACATTTAATACGTTTCCGTCTCTTCCCGTTTGTGTTTTGGAAGGATCATCACTTCCTGCATAATCATGCATTACTGTGTATAGATCCATGTATTGGTTTGGATCAATACCGCTTATAGGTGAATAAACGATCGCATCTCTTGTAGGGCCTTGTATTTGATCTGCTGTCCAGATAGGATCAATAGGATCGCTTTGATTGATCTTATAGCGCAACTCATTTATGTACCAATCTGTACCTAATAAGCTTTGGTTGATCACACGAACATCTCTGCGGATACCTTCAACCTCCTGGGCATACCACAGAGGATAGGTATCATTATCCCCATAAGAAACTAATATCGCATTAGACGGACAACTTTCTAAATAATCAATTGCCAGGTCTCTTGCAATGGTTTTATTACTACGGTCATGGTCGTCCCATTCCTGCATTCCCATAATTACAGGAACAGCCAATATACAAACAACAGCCGCGGCATAGCCGGATGCTGCTCCCTTTATGAACTTTGAGAATAACTCTTTGACATACAGCACCCCCAAACCGATCCATATGGCATAAGCATAGAAAGCACCTACGACGGCATAATCTCGCTCACGTGGCTGGTTCATGGCAGGATTGAGGTAAATAAGAATGGCAATACCTGTGAAGAAGAAAAGTAATCCTACTACCAATGCATCTTTTTTGTCTCTCTTAACATGATAAAAGATACCCAAAATACCTAGTATTAACGGTAACGCATACATGTTGTTATTGGATTTATTTTTCTTCAAACTTTCCGGTAACATATCCTGGTTACCCAAACGGGCATTATCCCAGAATGTGATACCTGTTTTCCAGTTGCCATCGCGTACATTGTTCATTAGAATACCTTGTATGTCATCTTGTTTGCCGGCAAAATTCCACATGAAATAGCGCCAGAACATCCAGCCGGTTTGGTATTGAACAAAGAAACTGATATTTTCACCCATGGTTGGTTTGCGGGTCCATTCTCCTGTTTTCGGATCTCGTGTTATGCCGCAGAATCCTGCATAGTAGTCAGCATGGCTTTGATCGTTGCTTTGATCCCACATGCGCGGGAATATGTGCATATCTTCATCAGCGTAAACATATTTTACGCTTCTGCCATTTTTAATGTAGTTATCTTTTCCTTTAACATAGGTCTCGGTTACGTCTGAGCTAATAGGCTCTGCAGTAAAATCCTGCCCATAAAGAATAGGCCAATCACCATATTGCTCACGACTTAAATATCCTACCAAACTAACAGGATTGTCTACGTTAAACATATCAATAGCCACATCTGCTTTGCTTCGGATAAGTGTAGTAAAGTAACTGGTATAGCCCAATAACATAAATGAGAAGATCCATAAACCCAGCTTTAAAAAATTCCAATTTTTCTTATTGGCAATACGCATAGCGTATATAATAACTGCAGTTAATAAAATAAAGAAGAAGGCAAAGCCACTGAAGAATGGCAAGCCAAAACTGTTCACAAATAAGATGTCAAAATCGCCGGCCCAATTGATTGTCCATTGTAATACTGCTTTTTGAACAGTGCCTGTTATTACACATCCAATTATAAATGCCAGTACAATTCCCCAGGTAGTTACATTGTAGCGTTTATAATAATAGATCATTACAATGGCAGGGATCGTTAACAGGTTCAATAAGTGAACACCAATTGATAAGCCCATTAAATAAAATATCAGGATCAACCAACGATCTGCTTTTGTAAACTTACCGTTGATACCTGCTTTTTGTTCTTCTGTAACAGCATTTTCCCATTTTAATATTGCCCAAAACACAATGGCTGTAAAGAAAGAGGACATCGCATATACTTCACTTTCTACAGCGCTGTACCAAAATGAATCGCAGAAGGCATAAGCAAAAGCACCCACAACACCTGCAGCCATTATGATAAATGTTTGCTCGCCGGTAGGAGTTTCATTATTGCTCGTTAATATTTTCTTTGCAAAATGTGTAATGCTCCAGAATAAAAACAAAATAGTAAAGGCACTTGCCAAAGCGCTTGATGTATTTAACCCGATAATAGCTTTATGAGGGTTGCTGATAAATGCCATGAACAAACGTCCAATGATCACGAAAAGCGGTGCCCCGGGTGGATGGGGGATCTGTAGCTTATAAGCACTGGAAGCAAATTCTCCGCAATCCCAAAAACTGCCGGTAGCTTCCATTGTCATTAAATAAATAAGAGAGGCAAGAATCAACACTACCAAGCCGGTAATGTTGTTAATACGTTTGTAATTCATATATCGTTGATTAATAGGTGGGCAAATATAGTTAGTTTGTGCGTTTATGAGGGTAGTTTATAGTTTTTTTAATGTTATTGGAAATAAGACATAATTCTATTGCCGGGCAGGCAATAAGATGAAAAGGAGCTTTCATTTTTTTAGGGTAATGATTTCTAACGATTTTCCATCTTTTCTGCAATGAAAAAATTATTCATTATTAATTACTCAATTCTCAATTATTTCATTACCTTTGCCGTCCTAAATTTTAGAACAATGGCCAGAGTATGTCAGGTTACCGGAAAAAAGCCGATTACAGGAAATAAGGTTTCGCACTCAAATATTAAAACCAAACGCAGGTTTTTACCCAATTTGCAGACAAAGCGTTATTTCTTTGCTGAAGAAGACAAATGGATCACTTTAAAAGTGTCTTCAGAAGCTATCCGCACTATCAATAAAAATGGATTGCTTTCAGTAGTTAAACAATTGCGTGCAGCTGGCGAAAAAATTTAATAATCTTAATTTCAGAATACAATGGCAAAGAAAGGTAACAGAGTTCAGGTGATTTTGGAATGTACCGAACACAAAACAAGTGGGTTGGCAGGTACAAGCCGTTATATCACTACTAAGAACAAGAAAAATACTCCTGAACGTATGGAGTTGAAGAAGTACAACCCTATAATGAAAAAAGTAACTGTTCACAAAGAAATTAAATAATTGTACTCATTTGCTGATTGGCAAAAATTAGCAAATAGGTATATTATCACAATAGCAAATTAAAATATTATGGCAAAAGCAGCTTCAAAGAACGCGAAAGTAAAAGATGCTAAAGCGGCAGCAGATGCGAAAAACTGGACAAAAGTTATTCGTGCAACCCGCAGTGAAAAAACCGGTGCTTATACTTTTAAAGATTCAATTGTACATAAAGAAAAAGTAAAAGATTTTTTAGCTGCTAAAGTTTAAGTAGCTAAGTTTATTATATTAAAGCTGTTCTGATACCGGAACAGCTTTCTTTGTTTTTGCACATTCCATATAATTTGGAATTTGCTTTTGGGAATTTGTAATTTAAAATTCTATGGGATTATTCGATAAGCTTTTTGGAAAAAAGCAACAGCAGGAAACACTTAATGAAGGTTTGCAAAAAACACGTGAAGGTTTTTTTAGCAAGATCACCAAAGCTATAGCAGGTAAAAGCACTATTGATGAAGAAGTGCTGGATAATTTGGAAGAAGCCCTGGTAAGTGCCGATGTTGGTATTGAAACGACCGTGAAAATTATTGACAATATTGAAAAGAGGGTAGCAAAGGATAAGTATTTAAATACCGGCGAGCTGAATACAATTTTAAAAGACGAGATCCGGAATGTATTAATTTCTGCTCCACAGGATACTTCTTACACAAATTATGAATTACCTGCTGGGCATAAGCCACACATTGTTTTAGTTGTTGGTGTTAATGGTGTTGGTAAAACAACTACTATCGGTAAGCTTGCACATAATTTTTCAAAAGCAGGTAAATCTGTTTTATTAGGCGCTGCCGACACTTTCAGAGCTGCTGCAGTAGATCAGTTAACTATTTGGAGCGAACGTACGGGAGTTCCTATTGTAAAAAAAGAAATGGGCAGCGATCCTGCGTCGGTGGCATTTGATACGGTAAGCAGCGGCGTAGCAAAAAATGTAGATGTGATTTTAATTGATACTGCCGGTCGTTTACACAACAAAGCGCATTTAATGGATGAATTAAGTAAGATCAAAAGAGTAATTCAAAAAACAATCCCGGATGCCCCACATGAAGTGATGTTGGTACTGGATGGCAGTACCGGACAAAATGCATTGGAACAGGCAAAGCATTTCACAGCGGCTACGGATGTAACGGCCCTTACCATTACTAAGTTGGATGGAACCGCAAAAGGAGGCGTTGTTTTGGCTATAGCCAATCAATTTAAAATTCCTGTAAAATTTATTGGTGTTGGCGAAAAGGCAGAAGACCTATTGGTTTTTGATAAGCAACAATTTGTTGATGGATTATTTCCCACAGTAGAATAGTTTTCAAGCATAAAAAGTTAAATGTCTTTAATAATTAAAGTTGGTGAATACAATATTCTGAAAGTGCTACGCATGGTAGATTTTGGTGTTTACCTGGATGATGGTGAACAAGGAATTTTATTGCCTAAACGTTTTGTACCTGAAGGAATAAAGATAGAAGATGAAATAAAAGTATTCTTATATCACGATGGCGAAGACAGGTTAATAGCTACCACGCAAGAACCTTTTGGAATATTGGGCGACATCGTAAAACTAAGAGCAGTGAATGTTACTCCACAAGGTGCGTTTTTAGATTGGGGATTGATGAAAGATCTGTTTGTTCCTAAATCGAAACAATTGGTAGGAATGCGACTACATGGGGAATACATCGTAAAAATTTATCTAGATGAACAAACAGGTCGTGTTGCTGCAACAGAAAAAATAGATCTATTTTTAAGCAACGATGATCTTACGATAAAAGAACTGGAAGAAGTTGATCTGCTGGTATATCGTAGAACAGATATTGGGTATGTATGCATCATCAATAATAAACATACAGGTGTATTACATTTTAACGAGGTGTATCGCAACATAAATACCGGCGATAAGTTCAAAGGCTTTATAAAAAAAATATATCCCGAAGGAAATAAAATAGATGTTGCTGCAGGAAAACCAGGCTACCAAAGGGTAGAAGACGAAGTGACGAAAGTATTGCGCTTATTAAAAGAGAACAATGGTTATTTGCCTTACAATGATAAAAGCTCTCCGGAAGATATTTATGATTACTTTGGCATGAGCAAAAAAACCTTCAAGATGACCACCGGCAATTTGTATAGGCAACGCAAAATAGCTTTTGAAAAAACAGGGATTAAGCTTATTGATTAATGGCACGAATAAAAGTTGACCTTCACGATGTTTATAATAATAGCTATGCTATAGATAAAGCGTTGCAGAATGCTTTTGAAGAAGCTATCGATAAAAAAATAACGGAAATAGAGATCATACCCGGAAAAGGAAGCGGGCAACTTAAAAAGAAAGTGCAGCGCTTTTTACAGCTGCCGCACATTAAACCTTTGTATCACCGTATGGAAAACGATAGTAAAAATTTCGGAAGACTATTTGTCTATTTCAAATTCAAATAGCTGCAAATCAAACTTAATTAGTTACGATTGTTTTTCTTGTTATAATATTTCCTGCCCCTTTATCAATACTCACCATATAAATTCCCGGATTTATAGTTTGTTTCAGTTGTATAGCCATTGTTCCTCCGGAGGCCAATGAAATCACTTTTTCCGATATAATAACTCTGCCTGATATATCCAGCAATTTTAAGCTTCCATTTGCAATAGCACTAGTATTATAAATGCATAGTTGAGTAGAAGTAAGATGAACGATATTGTTGTTCTTGTCTTCTGTAATACTAACAGGCATTATAGTAGAATAACTGTATTTATTATCTCTATCTACTGTTTTTAAGCGGTAATAGATTTTGTTCGACGTTGGCAGATCATTATCTGAGAAACTATAATTATTGGTAGCATTCAAACTCCCTTTTGCAGTTATCGTAGAAACAGCAACAAAGCTTTTGCCATCTGTACTTCTTTCAACAACAAAGTTTTTAGTATTTAATTCATTAGTGGTAGTCCATTTTAATGTTGTACCTAATTGTGAATAGGCAATAGAACAATTAACCAGGCATACAGGAACCGTTGTTGCTGTAATACTATATGTGACATGATAATTGGTAAGAGGATTTGCATTATTATCATACACAGTATCACTACAATCGGATGTTGAATTGTACGCACCTGATATACGATAATAAACTTCCAGTACATAATTCCCCGGATCTTTATTGGTAAGATCAGTGCCTGCATTAGGAACTGCTCCCCATTGTTGGTCGCCATCGCCGCATGCACTATTGTCGTTTGGAAAAGTACCACTTGAACAATTGGATATAAAATCAAAATTTACAGAATCAAAAACCGGGCTTGCAGGCCGATTACCTTCAGGATAGGTTGTAAAAAATATCCTGGCGCCGCAAACATTGCTGTTAGAATTTTTAAACGTTTTCATCTTCCCGCCATTTAATTGCAAGCTATTGGTGTTTTGTTGAAAGCTGCCCAAAGAACCAATAAAATTTAAAGCGCCTATTTTATTATTATCAGTGCTGTCAAATGTATTATAATAATTAAAAGATGAATTAGCTGTTAGTCCTGCTGCGCTTGCCCAAAAACCAAAATTTTGAGCAAAACAGGTTGCAGTAAAAAATGAAACACAGGAGATAAGTAAGAATTTTTTCATGCAATCAGTATTAAATAAAAGAATATGTGTACAAAATACACAATAAAATTCAAATCGAAAATAAGAATGACTGATTTTTGATTGATTGCAGAAAAATAATTAAAAGATTTATGCCGAAAGAAAATCTCTAAACCAATAGCCGGAGTTTTTAATAGTACGGAGTTGCGTATTGAAATCAACATGTACCAAACCAAAGCGGGCATTATATCCTTCTGCCCATTCAAAATTATCCATCAATGTCCAGGCAAAATATCCTTTGATATTGACTCCTTCATTTTTTGCAGCAAGAACTGCCTGCAGGTGTTGTTGAAAGTAATTAATTCTTGCAGCGTCATCAATTACACCATTCCTGATCTCATCTTTAAAATAAGAACCGTTTTCAGTAATGATGATCTCTTTCACTGCATCATAACTCCATATTCTTTTTATTGTTCTGTAAAAGCTGTCTGCATTTATCTCCCATCCCATATCGGTATGAGGTACTTTACGTGTCTTGGCTTTTACTTCCGATGCCTGTACCAGAGGGATAAGGCTATTATATTTTATCACCAAAGGAAAATAATATTGTATGCCAATAAAATCAAAATCAAAATGCAGCCGTTCAATATATTTCCATTCCTTATTATGCAGGTGCATTCTTTCTGTAAGTCTGAATGTTTCTTCTCTTGGATAACCTTTTCCTAATGCAGGTTCAATAAATAAGCGATTCATTAATATATCAACTCGGTTAGCTGCCTGTATGTCTTCTTTTTTATCAGAATGAGGAATAATTTCAGAAAAAGAAAAAGTAGTGCCGATATATGCATAAGGAACTAACTGACGAATGATTCTTGCACCTTCCGCTTGTGCAATAGTAGTGTGATGAACTGAAGGAAAGAAGTTGTCAATGCCTTTTTTACCCGGGGCATGCGTACCCAACATATAACCTAAAGAAGTATAAGCAAATGGTTCGTTTAAGATGATCCAGTTCTTGACTTTGCTTCCATAAGCTTCAGCGCACACAGTTATAAATCTGTTGAACCATTTGTTGATGAAATAGTTTGTCCAACCTCCCTTTTTTTCTAATTCATAAGGCAGGTCCCAATGATATAGGGTAACGTAGGGCGTTAGTTCAAGCTTGATACATTCATCAATAACCCGATGATAAAAGTCTATTCCTTCTTTATTGATCTTTCCTGTACCATCGGGTAAAATTCTACTCCAGGAAATAGAGAGGCGAAATGAGTTGAAGCCAAGCGCTTTCACTAATAACAAATCATCTTTATACCGATGATAAAAATCGCAGGCTATGGTTGGCTTACCTTTCCCTTTAATGTTATTGCCGTTTCTTGAAAAAACATCCCAGATAGATGGTCCGCGTCCATATTGATTGGCGGCTCCCTCATTCTGTGCAGCTGCAATAGCAACACCCCATTGAAAATTTTTTCCGAAATCGGTTGCTTTAAGATGATGAAGAGATGATGACAATATCAAATAATTGTTAATACTGCAAAGTTGCAGCAGGTACGCACCTAATCATATTAAGAGAGTGTTAAGTTTTAATTGCCCCCCAGACCTTCAGAACTTTTAGTACGTTTGGTTTCTTCTTCAATTCCCGTTTGTCTGGCTCGTGTTTGTTTCATTTGGTTATTTCCAAAATGATAAGTGAAGTTAAATTTAAGAATACGGCTTTCCCAATTACCGCTTGCGTCAGTGTAGGCGCCACCGTAATCACTAATGCCACGCCATGGCATGGTATAAAAAATATCGCTGCAGCTTAGTTTAATATCAGCCTTGTTCTTTAATAATTTTTTTTGTAAGCCAACATCAACTCCCCAGGTAGGACTGCTTTTAAATGTTCCTGCCCAAACAGAAGGTCCTTCATAATAACCCGATAACTCTGCTGTATAACCACTGCCCAATGAAAATGTTTGTTGCGCATATAAGTTATAAGACGCTACTGAAAGATCAATATTTATCCTTCCATTGTCAATATCTCCTTTGTATTTACTATAGTAACC
The Ferruginibacter albus DNA segment above includes these coding regions:
- a CDS encoding glycosyltransferase family 117 protein, which produces MNYKRINNITGLVVLILASLIYLMTMEATGSFWDCGEFASSAYKLQIPHPPGAPLFVIIGRLFMAFISNPHKAIIGLNTSSALASAFTILFLFWSITHFAKKILTSNNETPTGEQTFIIMAAGVVGAFAYAFCDSFWYSAVESEVYAMSSFFTAIVFWAILKWENAVTEEQKAGINGKFTKADRWLILIFYLMGLSIGVHLLNLLTIPAIVMIYYYKRYNVTTWGIVLAFIIGCVITGTVQKAVLQWTINWAGDFDILFVNSFGLPFFSGFAFFFILLTAVIIYAMRIANKKNWNFLKLGLWIFSFMLLGYTSYFTTLIRSKADVAIDMFNVDNPVSLVGYLSREQYGDWPILYGQDFTAEPISSDVTETYVKGKDNYIKNGRSVKYVYADEDMHIFPRMWDQSNDQSHADYYAGFCGITRDPKTGEWTRKPTMGENISFFVQYQTGWMFWRYFMWNFAGKQDDIQGILMNNVRDGNWKTGITFWDNARLGNQDMLPESLKKNKSNNNMYALPLILGILGIFYHVKRDKKDALVVGLLFFFTGIAILIYLNPAMNQPRERDYAVVGAFYAYAIWIGLGVLYVKELFSKFIKGAASGYAAAVVCILAVPVIMGMQEWDDHDRSNKTIARDLAIDYLESCPSNAILVSYGDNDTYPLWYAQEVEGIRRDVRVINQSLLGTDWYINELRYKINQSDPIDPIWTADQIQGPTRDAIVYSPISGIDPNQYMDLYTVMHDYAGSDDPSKTQTGRDGNVLNVYPTKKFSIPVDVNFVRSNGTVNADDSVLTELRFETSKGALYKNDAAILNMIAGNKWKRPICFTQQSVGLGFDQFLRQDGLTYRLVPVANPGVNRNWAYDKLMKKFAFGNCDKPGVYYDEENRRHLNSIRFTYANIASDLADAGRKDDAKNLLERCDKNMLQENFPYGMVSRFQQQDYFSIQFLEACYKAGDFTLADKVKASVQKDLEQQVAYYSSLGDDADVFTQDNQQAQGLLNMIKQMEQHYKGVPAQPAAVSKDTTKKNN
- the rpmB gene encoding 50S ribosomal protein L28 produces the protein MARVCQVTGKKPITGNKVSHSNIKTKRRFLPNLQTKRYFFAEEDKWITLKVSSEAIRTINKNGLLSVVKQLRAAGEKI
- the rpmG gene encoding 50S ribosomal protein L33 gives rise to the protein MAKKGNRVQVILECTEHKTSGLAGTSRYITTKNKKNTPERMELKKYNPIMKKVTVHKEIK
- a CDS encoding DUF4295 family protein produces the protein MAKAASKNAKVKDAKAAADAKNWTKVIRATRSEKTGAYTFKDSIVHKEKVKDFLAAKV
- the ftsY gene encoding signal recognition particle-docking protein FtsY, whose amino-acid sequence is MGLFDKLFGKKQQQETLNEGLQKTREGFFSKITKAIAGKSTIDEEVLDNLEEALVSADVGIETTVKIIDNIEKRVAKDKYLNTGELNTILKDEIRNVLISAPQDTSYTNYELPAGHKPHIVLVVGVNGVGKTTTIGKLAHNFSKAGKSVLLGAADTFRAAAVDQLTIWSERTGVPIVKKEMGSDPASVAFDTVSSGVAKNVDVILIDTAGRLHNKAHLMDELSKIKRVIQKTIPDAPHEVMLVLDGSTGQNALEQAKHFTAATDVTALTITKLDGTAKGGVVLAIANQFKIPVKFIGVGEKAEDLLVFDKQQFVDGLFPTVE
- a CDS encoding CvfB family protein; protein product: MSLIIKVGEYNILKVLRMVDFGVYLDDGEQGILLPKRFVPEGIKIEDEIKVFLYHDGEDRLIATTQEPFGILGDIVKLRAVNVTPQGAFLDWGLMKDLFVPKSKQLVGMRLHGEYIVKIYLDEQTGRVAATEKIDLFLSNDDLTIKELEEVDLLVYRRTDIGYVCIINNKHTGVLHFNEVYRNINTGDKFKGFIKKIYPEGNKIDVAAGKPGYQRVEDEVTKVLRLLKENNGYLPYNDKSSPEDIYDYFGMSKKTFKMTTGNLYRQRKIAFEKTGIKLID
- a CDS encoding Smr/MutS family protein, with the translated sequence MARIKVDLHDVYNNSYAIDKALQNAFEEAIDKKITEIEIIPGKGSGQLKKKVQRFLQLPHIKPLYHRMENDSKNFGRLFVYFKFK
- a CDS encoding GH1 family beta-glucosidase gives rise to the protein MSSSLHHLKATDFGKNFQWGVAIAAAQNEGAANQYGRGPSIWDVFSRNGNNIKGKGKPTIACDFYHRYKDDLLLVKALGFNSFRLSISWSRILPDGTGKINKEGIDFYHRVIDECIKLELTPYVTLYHWDLPYELEKKGGWTNYFINKWFNRFITVCAEAYGSKVKNWIILNEPFAYTSLGYMLGTHAPGKKGIDNFFPSVHHTTIAQAEGARIIRQLVPYAYIGTTFSFSEIIPHSDKKEDIQAANRVDILMNRLFIEPALGKGYPREETFRLTERMHLHNKEWKYIERLHFDFDFIGIQYYFPLVIKYNSLIPLVQASEVKAKTRKVPHTDMGWEINADSFYRTIKRIWSYDAVKEIIITENGSYFKDEIRNGVIDDAARINYFQQHLQAVLAAKNEGVNIKGYFAWTLMDNFEWAEGYNARFGLVHVDFNTQLRTIKNSGYWFRDFLSA